A single genomic interval of Alteromonas sp. BL110 harbors:
- a CDS encoding ATP-binding protein has protein sequence MQRNLLNALIAWKNQPVRKPLLIDGARQTGKTYLLQELFGNTFANILRIDFLENPTYKEAFDGSLSPDELVMNIELLTNQAFNPGTDLLILDEIGECERAVTSLKYFAEKAPSYFVAASGSNIGLLNTFPVGKVEQYNLRPLTFQEFVYASNEQALIKAFDSQASTPAVHTKLMDKLTDYFFTGGMPEAVSAWYQFKNSSILERVEKVTKIHADLVEGYRRDFGKYAGKVDATLIESVFNSIPAQLSLVSDDSVKRFKFKHVHKRKSRYSDFETAIHWLNCCRLALPNYPIEGLPKSPLAAYKKENMVKLFLFDVGLLNHMLGSSYKEIKQQNYEYKGYVAENFVQQEFTAIGVDPSYSWNDARAEIEFILATDVGDIVPVEVKSGKRTRAKSLASYIEKCNPSKTFKLTGTQGSSALEKTNIVMPLYFTQYLPERW, from the coding sequence ATGCAGCGCAACCTACTAAACGCTCTCATAGCATGGAAAAATCAACCTGTGCGTAAGCCATTATTGATCGATGGTGCAAGACAAACAGGTAAAACCTATCTGCTGCAAGAGTTATTTGGGAACACCTTTGCCAACATCCTTCGTATCGACTTCCTCGAAAACCCTACTTACAAAGAAGCGTTCGATGGCTCGTTGTCACCTGACGAGCTAGTAATGAACATTGAATTGTTAACCAACCAAGCGTTCAATCCAGGAACAGACTTGTTAATATTAGATGAAATTGGCGAGTGTGAACGAGCCGTCACTTCGCTGAAGTATTTTGCCGAAAAAGCACCGTCCTATTTTGTCGCAGCCAGCGGCTCTAACATTGGTTTGCTTAATACCTTCCCTGTAGGCAAGGTAGAACAATACAATTTACGTCCACTGACCTTCCAAGAATTTGTTTACGCATCCAACGAGCAAGCCCTGATCAAAGCGTTTGATAGTCAAGCAAGCACACCGGCAGTACACACTAAATTGATGGACAAACTAACCGACTATTTTTTTACCGGTGGTATGCCGGAAGCCGTTTCTGCTTGGTATCAGTTTAAAAATTCAAGCATTCTAGAGCGTGTTGAAAAAGTCACAAAAATTCATGCCGACTTAGTTGAAGGTTATCGTCGCGACTTCGGTAAGTACGCGGGCAAGGTCGATGCCACACTGATTGAATCGGTATTCAATAGCATTCCAGCGCAGCTATCACTTGTCAGCGATGATTCGGTTAAACGCTTTAAATTTAAGCATGTGCATAAGCGTAAATCTCGTTATAGCGATTTTGAAACCGCGATCCATTGGCTTAACTGTTGCCGCTTAGCTTTGCCAAACTACCCTATAGAAGGATTGCCGAAATCTCCGTTGGCGGCCTATAAAAAAGAAAATATGGTTAAACTGTTTCTTTTTGATGTGGGCCTGCTCAATCATATGCTAGGCAGCAGTTATAAAGAGATTAAGCAACAAAACTATGAATACAAAGGCTATGTAGCTGAAAACTTTGTGCAACAAGAGTTCACTGCTATTGGCGTTGACCCAAGCTATTCTTGGAATGACGCCCGCGCCGAAATCGAATTTATCTTGGCGACCGATGTTGGCGATATCGTCCCTGTTGAAGTCAAAAGTGGTAAACGTACAAGAGCAAAATCGTTGGCATCCTACATTGAAAAATGTAATCCAAGTAAAACTTTTAAGTTGACCGGTACACAAGGTTCTTCAGCGTTAGAAAAAACCAATATCGTGATGCCTTTGTATTTCACGCAGTATTTACCTGAAAGATGGTAA
- a CDS encoding YicC/YloC family endoribonuclease has translation MIYSMTAFARVETKKEWGSAVWEIRSVNQRFLETYFRLPEQFRSLEPVLRERFRKKLARGKVECALRFTANDAAVTKLSLNEELAKQVLHAADWVQSHGQSTGVNPLDVLRWPGVIAAEEADMDTIHGDVMAAFDQALNVFISARATEGEALKGMITQRLDAIEVEAEKVAARMPEIMVWQREKVQTRFEEAKIELDAGRFEQEMIMLAQKVDVAEELDRLNAHVKETRNILKKGGAVGRRLDFMMQEFNRESNTLGSKSISTDITQSAVELKVLIEQMREQIQNIE, from the coding sequence ATGATTTACAGCATGACAGCGTTTGCGCGCGTAGAAACCAAAAAAGAGTGGGGCTCAGCCGTATGGGAAATACGCTCAGTTAACCAACGCTTTTTAGAAACTTACTTTCGCCTACCGGAACAGTTCCGCTCGTTAGAGCCGGTTTTGCGCGAGCGTTTTCGTAAAAAGCTGGCGCGAGGCAAAGTTGAATGTGCGCTTCGTTTTACCGCGAACGACGCTGCTGTAACCAAGTTAAGCCTAAACGAAGAACTGGCTAAACAAGTCCTTCACGCCGCCGATTGGGTGCAATCGCATGGCCAATCTACCGGAGTAAACCCACTAGACGTTTTGCGCTGGCCTGGCGTAATTGCAGCGGAAGAAGCCGACATGGATACCATTCACGGCGACGTAATGGCAGCGTTCGATCAAGCGTTAAACGTCTTTATCAGTGCTCGCGCTACAGAAGGTGAAGCCCTTAAAGGTATGATCACGCAGCGCCTAGACGCTATTGAAGTTGAAGCAGAAAAAGTAGCCGCGCGTATGCCTGAAATTATGGTGTGGCAACGAGAAAAAGTGCAAACCCGCTTTGAAGAAGCAAAGATAGAGCTTGATGCTGGCCGTTTTGAACAAGAAATGATTATGCTTGCGCAAAAAGTCGATGTTGCCGAAGAGCTAGATCGCCTAAACGCCCACGTCAAAGAAACGCGCAATATCCTTAAAAAGGGCGGGGCAGTAGGTCGCCGTTTAGACTTCATGATGCAAGAATTTAACCGCGAGTCAAACACCTTAGGTTCAAAGTCTATCAGTACCGACATCACACAATCAGCCGTTGAACTTAAGGTATTGATTGAGCAGATGCGTGAGCAAATTCAGAATATAGAATAG
- the rph gene encoding ribonuclease PH — MRPSGRTASQIRPVTITRQYTCHAEGSVLVEFGNTKVLCNATVEEGVPRFMKGQGKGWVTAEYSMLPRATHTRSGREAARGKQGGRTLEIQRLIARSLRAAIDLKLLGENTITLDCDVIQADGGTRTASITGACVALVDALTYMRAKGIIKTNPLKHMIAALSVGIYEGTPIADLEYTEDSEAETDMNIVMTETGKLIEVQGTAEGEPFSFEELDELLKIGKHGLRELFDIQKAALA, encoded by the coding sequence ATGCGTCCAAGCGGAAGAACCGCCAGTCAAATTCGCCCTGTTACTATTACTCGCCAGTACACTTGCCACGCAGAAGGCTCTGTTTTAGTAGAGTTTGGTAACACTAAGGTGTTGTGTAATGCGACGGTGGAAGAAGGTGTACCACGCTTTATGAAGGGCCAAGGTAAAGGTTGGGTTACCGCCGAATACAGCATGCTTCCACGTGCTACCCATACGCGTAGCGGTCGTGAAGCGGCGCGTGGTAAGCAAGGTGGTCGTACGCTAGAAATTCAACGTTTGATTGCGCGCTCACTTCGCGCGGCGATTGATTTAAAACTTCTGGGCGAAAACACAATTACACTTGATTGTGATGTCATTCAAGCCGACGGCGGTACGCGCACGGCATCAATTACCGGTGCATGTGTCGCGCTTGTTGATGCGCTTACCTATATGCGTGCAAAAGGCATTATCAAAACAAACCCGCTTAAGCACATGATTGCTGCACTTTCGGTGGGCATTTACGAAGGTACGCCAATTGCTGACCTTGAGTACACGGAAGACTCTGAAGCAGAAACAGATATGAACATCGTGATGACCGAAACTGGTAAACTGATTGAAGTTCAAGGTACTGCTGAGGGTGAACCTTTCTCATTTGAAGAGCTTGATGAATTATTGAAAATTGGTAAGCACGGCTTACGCGAATTGTTTGATATTCAAAAAGCGGCGCTTGCGTAA
- the pyrE gene encoding orotate phosphoribosyltransferase — protein sequence MKAFQRDFIEFAIERGVLKFGEFTLKSGRVSPYFFNAGLFNRGGDLAKLGRFYADALMDAGVEFDVLFGPAYKGIPIATTTAVALADSHNLDVPYCFNRKEAKTHGEGGNLVGSPLEGKVMLVDDVITAGTAIRESMTLIEQQRASLSGVLIALDRQERGNGELSAIQEVERDFGTQVISIVSLADVVAYLTEKGGYASEINAINTYRENYGI from the coding sequence ATGAAAGCGTTTCAGCGTGATTTTATCGAGTTTGCCATTGAGCGTGGCGTACTAAAATTTGGCGAATTTACTTTAAAGTCTGGCCGCGTTAGCCCTTACTTTTTTAATGCGGGCTTGTTTAATCGCGGCGGCGATTTGGCCAAGCTAGGGCGTTTTTACGCTGATGCGCTAATGGATGCAGGTGTCGAATTCGATGTACTGTTTGGTCCAGCGTATAAAGGCATTCCTATTGCGACGACTACCGCGGTTGCACTGGCCGATAGCCACAACCTTGACGTGCCTTATTGCTTCAACCGTAAAGAAGCAAAGACACACGGTGAAGGCGGCAATTTAGTTGGCAGCCCACTAGAGGGTAAGGTTATGCTGGTGGATGATGTGATCACTGCGGGTACGGCTATTCGCGAATCAATGACATTAATTGAACAGCAGCGGGCAAGTTTGTCTGGTGTGTTGATCGCATTAGACAGACAAGAGCGCGGTAATGGCGAACTGTCAGCTATTCAAGAGGTCGAGCGCGATTTTGGCACTCAGGTGATTTCTATTGTATCGCTTGCCGATGTGGTGGCTTATCTGACTGAAAAAGGCGGATATGCTAGCGAGATTAACGCTATCAACACTTACCGTGAAAACTATGGCATCTGA
- the tusA gene encoding sulfurtransferase TusA, protein MASDFDSAFSAANQHLDALGLRCPEPVMMVRLNIRKLADGETLSVTADDPSTARDIPSFCRFMDHTLVASQTETLPYQYVIKKGRA, encoded by the coding sequence ATGGCATCTGATTTTGATAGCGCCTTCAGCGCTGCAAATCAACACTTGGATGCGCTAGGACTTCGTTGTCCAGAGCCAGTGATGATGGTGCGTTTGAATATCCGTAAGCTGGCCGACGGGGAAACCTTATCGGTCACGGCTGATGACCCATCGACGGCAAGAGATATTCCTAGCTTTTGCCGCTTTATGGATCATACGTTGGTAGCGTCTCAAACAGAGACCTTGCCTTACCAGTACGTTATTAAAAAAGGGCGCGCTTAA